In the genome of Mycteria americana isolate JAX WOST 10 ecotype Jacksonville Zoo and Gardens chromosome 7, USCA_MyAme_1.0, whole genome shotgun sequence, one region contains:
- the OTOL1 gene encoding otolin-1 — protein sequence MWSSPGPISAFVMLVVAAVQAGVKVTPAVKYTKTKPLQLAGDGASHTPLTSLVGKSSMLAAPGRAELPTPSSVARGATTLFPFENYTLDTADFFFNCCDCCPPAVGPRGQRGEQGPPGPKGEKGDAGLQGLPGTPGPQGPKGSKGERGGKGEQGERGVSGNPGYPGKPGLQGETGVKGNKGNYGFPGLKGQKGSKGDTCENGTKGDKGDRGDAGDPGVDGEQGDKGEKGDTGEKGYCGEPGGRGAKGERGEGGTKGEKGSKGEMGAEGIQGVDGKQGEKGERGSKGDKGDLGPAGVMGPSGPKGVAGSKGGRGAPGKKGSRGAKGARGGTAKLLRSAFSAGLSKPFPPPNVPIRFDKILYNDQEDYNPSTGKFNCSVPGAYVFAYHLTVRGRPARVSLVARSRKVAKARETLYGQEIDQASFLTVLKLSVGDQVWLEVARDWNGVYVSAEDDSVFTGFLLYPDVFEILL from the exons ATGTGGAGCTCACCGGGGCCCATCTCGGCGTTTGTGATGCTGGTAGTTGCTGCCGTGCAGGCGGGAGTGAAGGTGACCCCAGCTGTGAAGTACACGAAGACGAAGCCCTTACAGCTGGCGGGTGACGGAGCCTCTCacactcctctcacctccctcGTGGGGAAGAGCTCGATGCTGGCAGCACCGGGCAGAGCCGAGTTACCCACCCCGAGCTCCGTGGCCCGAGGGGCCACCACACTCTTCCCCTTTGAGAATTACACTCTCGACACAGCCGATTTCTTCTTCAACTGCTGTGACTGCTGCCCGCCTGCCGTGGgaccccgggggcagcggggggagcagggacccCCAG GTCCCAAGGGGGAGAAGGGAGATGCTGGTCTGCAAGGTCTGCCGGGAACTCCAGGTCCTCAAGGTCCAAAAGGTTCTAAAGGAGAAAGAG GAGGCAAAGGGGAGCAAGGCGAGCGAGGAGTAAGTGGAAACCCCGGCTATCCAGGCAAACCTGGGCTGCAAG GTGAAACTGGAGTAAAAGGCAACAAGGGCAACTACGGCTTCCCTGGACTGAAGGGACAAAAGGGGTCCAAAGGGGACACTTGTGAGAATGGGACCAAAGGAGACAAGGGAGATAGGGGGGATGCTGGAGACCCGGGAGTGGACGGAGAACAGGGTGACAAAGGGGAAAAGGGAGACACAGGGGAGAAGGGGTATTGCGGGGAGCCAGGGGGGAGAGGTGCgaagggagaaagaggggaaggggggacaaagggagaaaaagggagcaAAGGGGAGATGGGGGCTGAGGGAATTCAGGGGGTGGatggaaaacagggagaaaagggcGAGCGAGGAAGTAAGGGTGACAAAGGGGACCTGGGACCCGCCGGCGTGATGGGACCTTCTGGGCCCAAGGGGGTTGCCGGCAGTAAGGGGGGCCGAGGGGCCCCAGGAAAGAAAGGCTCTCGTGGGGCGAAGGGTGCCCGAGGGGGCACCGCAAAGCTCCTGCGATCAGCGTTCAGCGCTGGCTTGTCCAAGCCCTTCCCTCCGCCCAACGTCCCCATTAGATTTGACAAGATCTTGTACAATGACCAAGAAGATTACAACCCTTCCACCGGGAAATTCAACTGCAGCGTGCCCGGGGCGTACGTCTTCGCCTACCACCTGACGGTGAGAGGGCGTCCAGCCCGCGTCAGCCTCGTCGCCCGCAGCAGGAAGGTGGCCAAAGCCCGCGAGACGCTCTACGGCCAGGAGATCGACCAGGCTTCCTTCCTGACCGTCCTGAAGCTGAGCGTGGGCGACCAGGTGTGGCTGGAGGTTGCGCGGGACTGGAACGGGGTCTACGTCAGTGCTGAGGACGACAGCGTCTTTACGGGGTTTCTTCTGTATCCAGATGTTTTTGAGATCCTGCTGTAG